The following are encoded together in the Candidatus Neomarinimicrobiota bacterium genome:
- a CDS encoding HIT domain-containing protein, which yields MSESDNTPKLWAPWRMEYIRSIKQEGCIFCDKPAMEADRENLLLYRGKTCCVLMNLFPYNNGHLMIAPYEHNHRMEDLPAETLTEIMQLSQESFKILRQEFRAEGFNLGLNEGAIAGAGIAEHIHFHIVPRWAGDTNFMPVTGHAKVLVQGLKEAYDTLKPYFDKITI from the coding sequence ATGTCCGAATCAGATAACACACCAAAATTATGGGCTCCCTGGCGTATGGAGTACATCCGCTCCATCAAACAGGAGGGTTGCATCTTTTGCGATAAGCCTGCCATGGAAGCAGATCGTGAGAATCTGCTCTTGTACAGGGGCAAGACCTGTTGTGTGCTGATGAATCTTTTCCCTTACAATAATGGTCATTTAATGATCGCTCCTTATGAGCACAATCATCGTATGGAAGATTTGCCGGCAGAGACCTTGACGGAGATCATGCAGCTTTCCCAGGAGAGCTTCAAGATATTACGTCAGGAATTTCGGGCTGAGGGTTTTAATCTGGGCTTGAATGAGGGAGCGATTGCAGGTGCTGGTATTGCAGAACATATTCACTTCCATATCGTGCCCAGGTGGGCTGGAGATACCAATTTCATGCCGGTTACGGGTCATGCCAAAGTGTTGGTCCAAGGCTTGAAGGAAGCTTACGATACCTTGAAACCCTATTTCGATAAAATCACCATTTAA
- the fusA gene encoding elongation factor G has translation MKDYLTKDIRNVAIVGHASSGKTALSEAMLFSAGLTTRIGTIAEGNTKSDYRPEEIERQCSVGTSVLAIEWQDTKLNILDTPGFSDFVGDALSAVRVADTGLIVVDSTNGPEMGTENMWSFCQEHHIPRTFVITGLDKEHSDFHKSFNQLKEAYGNHVTALQLPVNEGVGFHKIVDIIRRKTLVFNDDSGKFSMEDLPADIADEVESMYTELVEQVAESDEALMEKYFDQGELSEDDLRHGLREAIIHKQIFPVFCTASIGNIGASRLLELIQKYFPSPADMPAAVAVDGTKLHADDVNETAALIFKTTSEAHVGELSFFRVYAGQITSGMDLANPNRSGSERLGHVYAVNGHDRDEVHAINAGDIGATVKLKISHTGDTLSHPKNAVTLKATDFPLPNIQFAIVAKAKGEEDKISTGLALLHEEDPTLLYDVDSELHQTVLSGQGELQINVAFNKLQERFKVQVELVEPKIAYRETIKAKGEARYRHKKQSGGAGQFAEVMLRVEPLKRGSGIVFEETLVGQNVDRVFVPSVEKGIKSASEDGFVAGFPIVDVKATFYDGKMHPVDSKDIAFQIAGKGAFRDACKNSKPCLLEPVFEVEVRVPEEYMGDVMGDLTSKRGRILGMDADGHYQVLKAKVPHANLFKYASTLRSLTQGKASHKQKFSHYTEMPKEDEKKLVAALEAAKEDE, from the coding sequence ATGAAAGATTATTTGACAAAGGACATCAGAAACGTTGCCATTGTTGGCCATGCTTCATCAGGGAAGACCGCCCTGAGTGAGGCGATGTTGTTTTCTGCTGGTTTGACTACCAGAATAGGTACTATTGCCGAAGGGAATACAAAATCTGATTATCGTCCAGAAGAGATCGAAAGACAATGTTCTGTTGGCACCTCGGTGTTGGCCATTGAGTGGCAGGACACAAAGCTAAATATTCTTGATACTCCCGGTTTTAGTGATTTCGTCGGTGATGCTTTGAGTGCAGTAAGGGTGGCTGATACGGGCTTGATCGTTGTTGATAGTACAAATGGTCCAGAGATGGGCACTGAGAATATGTGGAGCTTCTGCCAGGAACACCACATTCCCAGAACCTTTGTAATCACTGGACTTGATAAAGAGCATTCAGATTTCCACAAATCATTTAATCAGCTTAAAGAAGCTTACGGTAATCATGTTACCGCTCTCCAACTCCCGGTAAACGAAGGAGTAGGATTTCATAAGATCGTTGATATCATTCGCCGGAAGACCCTGGTCTTTAATGATGATTCTGGAAAATTCTCCATGGAAGATCTTCCGGCAGATATTGCTGATGAAGTAGAATCCATGTACACAGAACTGGTGGAACAGGTTGCCGAATCAGATGAAGCTCTCATGGAGAAATATTTTGATCAGGGTGAGCTTTCAGAAGATGATCTGCGCCACGGACTACGCGAAGCCATTATTCATAAACAAATATTTCCAGTATTCTGTACTGCTTCCATTGGTAACATTGGCGCTTCCCGTCTTTTGGAGCTGATTCAGAAATATTTCCCATCACCTGCAGATATGCCGGCAGCGGTTGCTGTAGATGGAACTAAACTTCATGCTGATGATGTGAATGAAACTGCTGCATTGATCTTTAAGACCACCAGTGAAGCCCATGTGGGTGAGTTGAGTTTCTTTAGAGTGTATGCAGGTCAGATCACTTCAGGAATGGATCTGGCTAACCCAAACCGTAGTGGTAGTGAACGACTCGGGCATGTTTATGCTGTAAATGGTCACGATCGAGATGAGGTCCATGCCATTAATGCCGGAGATATCGGCGCTACGGTTAAGTTGAAAATTTCCCATACTGGTGATACTCTTTCCCATCCTAAAAATGCCGTTACTCTGAAAGCGACTGATTTTCCACTGCCCAATATTCAGTTCGCGATTGTAGCCAAGGCTAAAGGTGAAGAGGATAAGATCAGTACCGGTCTGGCTCTATTGCATGAAGAAGACCCGACCCTGTTGTATGATGTCGACTCTGAGTTACACCAGACTGTTTTGTCAGGTCAAGGTGAGTTGCAGATCAATGTTGCTTTTAATAAGCTCCAGGAGCGTTTCAAGGTTCAGGTTGAGCTGGTTGAGCCCAAAATTGCTTATCGCGAAACGATCAAGGCCAAAGGTGAAGCTCGGTACCGTCATAAAAAACAATCTGGTGGTGCAGGTCAATTTGCTGAGGTCATGTTGCGCGTAGAACCTTTGAAGCGTGGATCAGGGATCGTTTTTGAAGAGACTCTGGTAGGTCAGAATGTTGATCGTGTTTTTGTTCCTTCTGTGGAGAAGGGCATTAAATCGGCCTCTGAAGACGGTTTTGTTGCTGGTTTTCCCATTGTGGATGTGAAAGCCACTTTCTATGATGGCAAAATGCATCCGGTTGACTCAAAAGATATTGCCTTCCAGATTGCCGGTAAGGGTGCTTTCAGAGATGCCTGTAAAAATTCTAAACCCTGTCTGCTTGAGCCTGTTTTTGAAGTTGAAGTACGGGTTCCGGAAGAATATATGGGTGATGTAATGGGTGATTTGACCTCCAAGCGTGGTCGGATCCTGGGCATGGATGCTGATGGCCATTACCAGGTATTAAAAGCAAAAGTTCCTCATGCAAACCTGTTTAAGTATGCCTCAACCTTACGTTCATTAACGCAGGGAAAAGCATCTCACAAGCAGAAATTCTCACATTACACTGAGATGCCTAAAGAAGATGAAAAAAAATTAGTTGCAGCCTTGGAAGCAGCTAAAGAAGACGAATAG
- a CDS encoding ATP-binding protein, whose amino-acid sequence MNAGISWYIPSMIARKNILDTLRTALNRSKIVILIGPRQCGKTTLARELLDCDSLNYFDLEEPLSLARLDEPMTALNPLKGLVVIDEVQRRPDLFPVLRVLADRKSQPARFLILGSASGKLLRQSSESLAGRVEIITIGGFTINELGIQAEQSLWLRGSFPPAYLAANNIDSMAWRKHFIQTLLERDFPQWGVHIPANALRRFWSMLAHYHGQTWNAAEPARAMGVNESTIRRHLDLLTDAFMIRQLQPFHANLRKRQVKAPKIYLRDSGLLHNLLGIDSSKTLLTHPKLGASWEGFVIEQVLATESYDDAYFWATHQGAEIDLILQRGDKLFGIEVKRTDSPRITPSIRHALEDLNLKQVAIIYPGSKRFSLTDQVEAVPLRSLGDGETLFRGY is encoded by the coding sequence ATGAATGCAGGAATATCATGGTATATTCCATCCATGATTGCCCGAAAAAACATTCTTGACACCCTGCGCACCGCTCTGAATCGCAGTAAGATAGTGATTCTCATAGGACCCAGACAATGTGGCAAGACAACACTTGCAAGAGAACTGCTTGATTGTGACTCTCTAAATTATTTTGACCTGGAGGAGCCTCTTAGTCTGGCCCGATTAGATGAACCCATGACCGCGTTGAATCCTTTAAAAGGACTGGTGGTGATTGATGAGGTTCAAAGGCGACCAGATCTGTTTCCCGTGTTGCGGGTACTGGCAGATCGTAAATCTCAACCAGCTCGATTTCTAATCCTGGGCAGCGCTTCCGGTAAACTGCTCAGACAAAGCTCAGAAAGTCTGGCCGGACGGGTAGAGATAATCACTATTGGTGGGTTTACTATCAACGAATTAGGTATTCAAGCTGAGCAAAGTTTGTGGCTACGAGGAAGTTTTCCACCGGCGTATCTCGCTGCAAATAATATTGATAGTATGGCTTGGCGTAAGCATTTTATACAAACCCTGTTGGAACGGGATTTTCCTCAGTGGGGTGTTCATATACCAGCTAATGCATTGCGACGTTTTTGGAGCATGCTGGCCCACTACCATGGGCAAACCTGGAATGCCGCTGAACCGGCTCGAGCCATGGGAGTCAATGAATCAACTATCCGACGTCATCTGGATTTGCTTACTGATGCCTTCATGATTCGCCAATTGCAGCCTTTCCACGCCAATTTACGCAAGCGGCAGGTCAAGGCTCCCAAGATTTATCTGCGCGACAGTGGGCTTTTACACAATCTACTGGGTATCGATTCTTCCAAAACTCTCCTAACTCATCCTAAGTTAGGAGCATCCTGGGAGGGCTTTGTTATCGAACAGGTGTTGGCTACCGAAAGTTATGATGATGCATATTTCTGGGCGACTCATCAGGGGGCTGAAATTGACCTGATCCTGCAAAGAGGAGACAAATTATTCGGAATTGAGGTCAAACGAACTGACAGCCCACGCATAACTCCGTCCATTCGCCATGCCTTAGAGGATCTGAATTTGAAACAGGTAGCCATCATATATCCTGGCAGCAAGCGTTTCTCATTAACGGATCAGGTTGAGGCTGTCCCATTACGGTCTCTAGGCGACGGCGAAACTCTGTTCAGGGGTTATTAA